DNA from Algisphaera agarilytica:
ATGGGGTTGCCGGAGACGGCCACGAAGCTGGCGGCGAGCAACGCGGGCAGGGCGGTCAGCAGCAGGAGTCCGACGGCGGGGGCCTTACCGGTGCTGGCGTCAAAGAGTGACCAGCCGTGCAGCCCATCGCTGGGCGGCAGGAACCCACCAAGCCACCACCACGCGACGGTGCCGATGATCACGGCAAAGAGCATCAGGACGCGTTGGGTCTGACTTGGCAGCATGTCCAGAAAGCTCCGGGCGGGGTAAAAAAAGGCGAATCGGGTCCGAAAAAATAGTTTAGTTGAAAAAAAATCGTGCGGACTGACGTAGCTCAAATCGCGAAAAAAGTTGGTTTGACGCCCATTGAGGGGGATTTCGAGCCATCCATGTCCAGATCCGCTGAATGTAGGCGATGACGCGATTCTTCGTGTGTATCAGAATCCTTGACACGGGGTGTTAAGCTCGGTTATCGTTGATAAACTCGCTATAGGAAGCCCCTGGCGCGAGTGTTAACTGAGGGTGTAATCAGGGATTCACTGATAACGCTCTCGTGCGGCAGGGGTTAAAATACACCTGCTGTGAAAGCGGATTTTCGTTCTTTCGCTGAAGTTCTTTTTTAGTGGTTCACACAAACTCAATCGACGGAATCCTTATCTCCGCCTTCGATTTTATGGACTGAATTTGCCTGTTTGTTCTGGAGCCTGCGTAACGGCTCCACGTGAGCTGAATGTGGCGTGTACGTTCACCCACCAGCTCCGCGAAAATGACCCCCCGAGTCGCTCCTGCCAGTTTCCCCCCAATACCGGCCGCTGGATGGCCAGACCGGTGCCTGAGTACCCGAAAGCCCGCTTCCCGTAAACGCCATTTTCCATCTTGTTGTCTGTCTTCGGCAGGTTGCGATTGCTCCCGCCGATCGGCTCAGCGGATTTAACGGCTTTCATCCCGCGACTCGCGGTAACCATTTTCGCCCCTCATCGTGGTTTGTTTTTTTCATCTAGGAGTTTTCATGCAACGTCAAAAAGGTTTTACCCTCATCGAACTGCTGGTCGTGATCTCGATCATCGCCCTGCTCATCGGCATCCTTCTGCCGGCCCTCGGTGCGGCTCGTCGTACCGCCCGTCAGATGGCTAACAACACGCAGCTGCGTGGTATCCACCAAGGTTTCGTCACCTTCGCCCAATCCAACAAGAAGGGTGGTAACGATGGTTACTTCCCCGTCCTGGACGGCTCGGGCGACCTGGTTGACTTCGACGTCGCCAACAACACCACCCCCAACTCGGACGGTTACGGCGGCCAAGCCATCGGCAGCCAACGTGACGTCGTCGCGAAGATGCTCAACGGCAACTTCTTCACCCCCGACTACGTGCTCAACCCCGCCGACTCGGGCGCGACCGAAGTGGCTGTGGACGACCCCGTGGCCCGCACCAACTACTCGTACGCCATGCTCGACCTGGGCGACAACTCGGGCCTGAACGTTGGTGATGCTCCCGCTGTGACCACCGCCGGTGGTACCCGTGCGATCGAGTGGAAGGAAACCCTCAACACCGCCGCCATCATCATCGCCGACCTCAACACCGGCAACGACGCGACCGCCGGTACCGACATCAGCTCGGTCTGGACCGAACTGGACTCCGGCGACTGGCGTGGTGGTGTGACCCGCAACGACAACTCGACCTCGTTCGAAACCACCGCTGAGTTTGAGCAAACCAAGTACGGCAACGCTCAAGCGGTTGACAACGACAACATCTTCTCCAACGCTGGTGGTACCGACAACGAAGACTACACCAACGGTGGTGCGGCCAACTCGAACGCCGCTCTGAAGCTCGAGCAAGAAGATGGCGACTACTACAACATGCGTGGCTAATCTCCACTGCATTTGAGTTGTCTGAATTGCATCTCGCAATTTGAAACACGAGCCGGCCCCGAAAGGGGTCGGCTTGTTTTTTTGAGGGCCCTTCACCCCGAACCGGCATTCGGTCGTCCTCACCATTTTCCCATGTTGACGCTACTCCCGTTACTCGGGATACTAAGACATGGAACCCAAGATCCTCTCCGACGGAATCACTTTCGACGACGTGCTCCTGCTGCCCGCCCGCAGCGACGTCGTCCCCAACCAGACCGATACTTCCACCCGGCTGACCCGGAATATCCGGCTCAATATCCCCGTGCTGTCCTCGCCCATGGACACCGTGACCGAGTCGGCCCTGGCCATCGCCCTCGCCCAGCAGGGCGGCCTCGGCGTGATCCACAAGAACCTGTCCATCGAGGACCAGGTCCGCGAGGTCACCAAGGTCAAACGCTCGGCCAACGGCGTCATCACCGACCCAGTCACCCTGCCCCCCGAGGCCCCCGCCTCCGAGGTCCGGCGGCTGATGAACGAGCAGAAGATCTCCGGCGTGCCCGTCACCCTCGACGGCACCTCCCGCGGCAAGGTCGTGGGCATCGTCACCCGTCGGGACATGATGTTCCTCACCGACGACGCCACGCCGTTGCACGAGGTCATGACCAAGGACCGCCTGGTCACCGCGTCGCCGGAGACCACGCTCGAAAAGGCCGAGACCATCCTCAACACCAACAAGGTCGAGAAGCTCCTGCTGATCGACAACGACGGCCGCCTCACCGGACTGATCACCATGGGCGACATCGCCAAGCAGGACGCGTTCCCCCTGGCGTGCCGCGACGACCGCGGCCGGCTGCGGGTCGGGGCCGCCGTGGGTGTGCACCAGATGGATCGGGTCGATGCCCTGATCGGGGCCGAGGTGGATGTCATCATCGTCGACTCGGCCCACGGCCACAGCGGCAACGTCATGGACACCGTCAGGGCGATCAAGGCCCGCTACACCATCGACGTGATTGCCGGCAACATCGCGACCGAGCAGGGGGCCCGCGACCTCATCGAGGCCGGGGCCGATGCGGTCAAGGTCGGCATCGGCCCGGGGTCGATCTGCACCACCCGCATCGTCTCGGGCGTCGGCGTCCCGCAGGTCACCGCGATCTTCAACGCGTGTCGTGCCGCCAGCGAGGCCGACATCCCCGTCATCGCCGACGGTGGCATCCGCCACTCCGGCGACATCACCAAAGCCATCGCCGCCGGTGCTTCACTGGTCATGCTCGGCAGCCTCTTCGCCGGTCTGGATGAATCGCCCGGCGACCTGGTGATCCACCACGGCCGACGCTACAAGACCTACCGCGGCATGGGCAGCCAAGGCGCGATGCTCGCGGGCTCGGCCGACCGCTACTCGCAGAAGGGCGTCACCAAGAAGGACAAGCTCGTCCCCGAGGGCGTCGAGGGCCGCGTGCCCTACCGCGGCCCGCTCAGCGATTTCGTCTACCAGATGGTCGGCGGCCTCAAGGCGGGCATGGGCTACTGCGGCACGCAGACGATCGACGACCTGCGTGAGCACGGCCAGTTCGTCCGGGTCAGCGGCGCCACCCTCGCCGAGAACCACCCCCACGACATCAGCATCACCCGCGAAAGCCCCAACTACACGGTCGAGGTCCGAGATTCGCCGTAACTTCTGCCCGTCGTCCGCTGGGGATTCGGTCGGCGATCGCCCGGTGATTCCGGCGGAAACGAGTGCCGGATCGAGCAACGTTGGGCCGTGTTGGCATTCCGGAAAAATTTTGTCATAATGCCGGGCCGCCCGCGGCGTCGCCCGGTCGGACAGCCGCCATGCTTCTGGCGTGGATCGGGCTCGTAGCTCAGCTGGTTAGAGCGCACCCCTGATAAGGGTGAGGTCGTAGGTTCGAATCCTACCGGGCCCATTGCAGGCACAGCACCGCCTGCACCCAGAATTTACCGATCGTGGGTTCCTTCAATTCGGGGCCACGGGTCGAGGCAAGGCGAGCTTCAACAGCTCGCTGTTTTTGTATCTGCATCAAGAGCTAGGGGGTCGGTAAGCCCAGCGCATCGAGATCGAGGACGCGCACCTCGACATTGCCCCGTGTGGTGCTCAGCCACAGTTCGGACTCGTGGGCGAGCAGTTGCCGGACGCGGGCATAGCCCGAAAACGGCAGCGGGAGGTATCCCACCCATTGCTCGGTTTGTTTGTCGAAGACGAACAGGTAAT
Protein-coding regions in this window:
- a CDS encoding type II secretion system protein, with amino-acid sequence MQRQKGFTLIELLVVISIIALLIGILLPALGAARRTARQMANNTQLRGIHQGFVTFAQSNKKGGNDGYFPVLDGSGDLVDFDVANNTTPNSDGYGGQAIGSQRDVVAKMLNGNFFTPDYVLNPADSGATEVAVDDPVARTNYSYAMLDLGDNSGLNVGDAPAVTTAGGTRAIEWKETLNTAAIIIADLNTGNDATAGTDISSVWTELDSGDWRGGVTRNDNSTSFETTAEFEQTKYGNAQAVDNDNIFSNAGGTDNEDYTNGGAANSNAALKLEQEDGDYYNMRG
- the guaB gene encoding IMP dehydrogenase; translated protein: MEPKILSDGITFDDVLLLPARSDVVPNQTDTSTRLTRNIRLNIPVLSSPMDTVTESALAIALAQQGGLGVIHKNLSIEDQVREVTKVKRSANGVITDPVTLPPEAPASEVRRLMNEQKISGVPVTLDGTSRGKVVGIVTRRDMMFLTDDATPLHEVMTKDRLVTASPETTLEKAETILNTNKVEKLLLIDNDGRLTGLITMGDIAKQDAFPLACRDDRGRLRVGAAVGVHQMDRVDALIGAEVDVIIVDSAHGHSGNVMDTVRAIKARYTIDVIAGNIATEQGARDLIEAGADAVKVGIGPGSICTTRIVSGVGVPQVTAIFNACRAASEADIPVIADGGIRHSGDITKAIAAGASLVMLGSLFAGLDESPGDLVIHHGRRYKTYRGMGSQGAMLAGSADRYSQKGVTKKDKLVPEGVEGRVPYRGPLSDFVYQMVGGLKAGMGYCGTQTIDDLREHGQFVRVSGATLAENHPHDISITRESPNYTVEVRDSP